A part of Gemmatimonas groenlandica genomic DNA contains:
- a CDS encoding ABC transporter permease has translation MLSPRWRKALGDLRQHGGRTALVVVAIATGLAAAGTILNAWALVQVATKEGYLASDPAAATIRVDAVDDSMLSLARAFPGVRDVQARRTTMARAQVGGATVTAMLFTVDPREAVRIGAVTWENGAPPADSTLTVERSSLDFSGAVVGEEVMLSVGDAPPAAVAVRAVARDVGLAPGWMEHVLYGFVSPATLAQLGVPNTMNELRVVLVDGSLDQAAVRALAFKLRAAIEAAGHTVRDVDVPVPGEHMHAAQMDSLLYTQFAFAVLAMVLSAFLVVNLVTAMLVGQTREIGVMKALGARPHQLALMYLAVAAALGIAAAALAVPIALIAGREYAALKAEMLNFDLSGYAVPWWVITLEVGVAVLLPVIAAAFPVWRGCRVPVNDALRDVGIVGAGLGERALRVRGLPRPLLLALRNTFRRTQRTLLTLGTLSLGGAVYLGANNLRAAVLGVTDTIFAANHYDFTLRLAVAGNADSLEAIARAVDGVAGVEAWTAVRASLDHGDGTVGNTFVITAPPAATRLLQPEMEEGRWLRADDERALVIGLALQRAEPQLRVGMQVPLMVNGTVAPWTIVGVASGGPSVSAYASREAVSEILGVRGAASGAASGASLVVKSAYEGEASRLDLIARLRTALAEHGQVVSASTMLSEAKRGVDDHLLMVVSFLGVMGWVMILVGGLALASTMGLAVLERTREIGVLRAIGARHGSIFALVQVEGLTIGLLSWLVAIPLSVPMSLALGEAFTRIMLPVPARYAPDAIGVVIWLGLVTVVSVAACAWPAMRAMRVPTAAALAYE, from the coding sequence TGGCGCAAAGCGCTGGGCGATCTTCGGCAACATGGCGGACGCACCGCGCTGGTGGTCGTCGCGATCGCCACCGGTCTTGCCGCCGCCGGAACGATCCTGAACGCGTGGGCGCTCGTGCAAGTGGCGACCAAAGAAGGATATCTGGCCAGCGACCCTGCGGCGGCGACGATCCGTGTCGACGCGGTAGACGACTCCATGCTGTCGCTCGCGCGCGCCTTCCCGGGTGTTCGCGACGTGCAGGCCCGACGCACGACCATGGCCCGCGCGCAGGTAGGTGGTGCGACGGTGACAGCGATGCTGTTCACCGTGGACCCACGCGAGGCCGTACGCATTGGCGCGGTGACATGGGAGAATGGTGCGCCCCCAGCGGATAGCACGCTGACGGTCGAGCGTTCTTCGCTCGACTTCTCCGGCGCCGTCGTTGGCGAGGAGGTGATGCTGAGCGTCGGCGATGCGCCGCCGGCCGCCGTTGCCGTGCGCGCGGTGGCGCGCGACGTTGGCCTCGCGCCCGGCTGGATGGAGCACGTGCTGTATGGGTTCGTCTCACCCGCAACACTCGCGCAGCTCGGTGTGCCCAATACGATGAATGAGCTGCGCGTGGTTCTTGTCGATGGGTCGCTCGACCAGGCGGCCGTTCGTGCGCTCGCGTTCAAATTGCGCGCGGCGATCGAAGCCGCGGGACACACGGTGCGCGATGTCGATGTCCCGGTGCCAGGGGAGCATATGCATGCGGCGCAGATGGACTCGTTGCTCTACACGCAGTTTGCGTTCGCGGTGCTCGCGATGGTGTTGAGTGCGTTCCTGGTCGTCAATCTTGTGACCGCCATGCTGGTCGGGCAGACGCGCGAGATCGGCGTGATGAAGGCGCTCGGCGCGCGTCCGCATCAGCTGGCCCTGATGTACCTCGCGGTGGCCGCCGCCCTTGGCATCGCGGCGGCCGCTCTTGCGGTGCCCATCGCGTTGATCGCCGGACGAGAGTACGCGGCGCTCAAGGCCGAGATGCTCAACTTCGATCTCAGCGGCTACGCGGTGCCGTGGTGGGTGATCACGCTCGAAGTCGGTGTCGCGGTGCTGCTGCCGGTGATCGCTGCGGCATTTCCAGTGTGGCGCGGCTGTCGTGTGCCCGTGAACGACGCCCTGCGTGACGTCGGTATCGTGGGTGCTGGCCTCGGTGAGCGCGCACTGCGCGTGCGTGGACTGCCACGTCCCCTCCTGCTCGCGCTGCGCAATACCTTCCGCCGCACGCAGCGCACGCTGCTGACGCTCGGCACCCTCTCGCTTGGTGGCGCCGTCTACCTCGGTGCCAACAATTTGCGAGCGGCGGTGCTCGGTGTCACCGACACAATCTTTGCCGCGAACCACTACGACTTCACGCTGCGCCTGGCGGTCGCGGGAAATGCCGATTCACTCGAAGCGATCGCGCGCGCGGTGGACGGTGTGGCGGGTGTGGAAGCGTGGACCGCGGTGCGTGCGTCGCTCGATCACGGCGACGGTACCGTTGGCAACACGTTCGTGATCACCGCGCCACCGGCCGCGACGCGCTTGTTGCAACCCGAGATGGAGGAGGGGCGCTGGCTTCGTGCGGACGACGAGCGTGCTCTCGTCATCGGGCTCGCATTGCAACGTGCCGAACCGCAGCTGCGCGTGGGAATGCAGGTGCCGTTAATGGTCAACGGCACGGTCGCACCCTGGACGATCGTCGGCGTCGCGAGTGGCGGGCCCAGCGTGTCGGCGTACGCGTCGCGCGAAGCGGTGAGCGAGATACTGGGTGTCCGCGGAGCAGCCAGCGGAGCAGCCAGCGGAGCGTCGCTCGTGGTGAAGAGTGCGTACGAGGGCGAGGCATCGCGGCTCGATTTGATTGCCCGCTTGCGGACGGCGCTGGCGGAGCATGGACAGGTGGTGAGCGCGAGTACGATGCTGTCGGAGGCGAAGCGAGGCGTCGACGACCATCTGCTCATGGTCGTGTCGTTTCTCGGCGTGATGGGGTGGGTGATGATACTCGTGGGCGGACTCGCGCTCGCCTCGACGATGGGACTCGCCGTGCTGGAGCGGACGCGTGAGATCGGTGTGCTCCGCGCGATCGGCGCGCGGCACGGGTCAATCTTCGCGCTGGTGCAAGTTGAAGGACTGACGATCGGGCTGCTGAGTTGGCTGGTCGCGATCCCCCTCTCGGTGCCCATGAGCCTCGCGCTCGGGGAAGCGTTCACTCGGATCATGCTGCCGGTTCCCGCCCGCTATGCGCCCGACGCGATCGGCGTGGTCATTTGGCTGGGTCTGGTGACGGTCGTGTCGGTGGCGGCGTGCGCCTGGCCGGCGATGCGGGCGATGCGTGTACCAACTGCGGCGGCGCTGGCGTACGAGTAG
- a CDS encoding DUF4159 domain-containing protein, with protein MVICVLAPVAWSQRSARLEPNAPYDGRYTFARIRYTQGYRLAWGVDYPRMERNFLVILDNLTTMSLRKSETNVYTLDDPGLARHTVAWLTEPGYWVPTEAEALGLRTWLQRGGFLIVDDFYYQRQWDVFERSMRMVLPDVKFFRLDAQHPIFNGFFALKKLDGMHHPATTAAVAEYYAVYEGNDPTRRMLAVISFNNDIGDYMEWSGEGWFPVNLSNDAYKFATNFVVYGLTH; from the coding sequence ATGGTCATCTGTGTTTTGGCGCCGGTTGCCTGGTCACAACGTTCGGCGCGTTTGGAGCCCAATGCGCCCTATGACGGTCGGTACACGTTCGCGCGTATCCGGTACACACAGGGGTACCGCTTGGCGTGGGGCGTGGACTATCCGCGAATGGAGCGCAACTTTCTCGTCATCCTCGACAATCTCACCACGATGTCGTTGCGGAAGTCGGAGACGAATGTGTATACGCTCGATGATCCGGGCCTGGCGAGGCACACAGTCGCCTGGCTGACCGAGCCGGGGTACTGGGTGCCAACGGAGGCCGAAGCACTGGGGCTCCGAACCTGGCTGCAACGTGGCGGCTTCCTGATCGTGGACGACTTCTACTACCAGCGTCAGTGGGATGTGTTCGAGCGATCGATGCGTATGGTTCTCCCCGACGTGAAGTTCTTTCGTCTCGATGCACAGCATCCGATCTTCAATGGTTTCTTTGCGCTCAAGAAGCTGGACGGCATGCACCACCCCGCGACCACGGCCGCGGTGGCCGAGTACTATGCGGTGTACGAAGGCAACGACCCGACGCGCCGCATGCTCGCCGTCATCAGTTTCAACAACGACATCGGAGATTACATGGAGTGGTCTGGCGAGGGGTGGTTTCCCGTCAATCTCTCCAACGATGCCTACAAGTTCGCGACCAACTTTGTTGTGTACGGATTGACGCACTAG
- a CDS encoding serine hydrolase domain-containing protein, producing MIMLARLRSHSSRLGVLARRRALLMTLLAAAPCASATAHAQNTSTSVVNLAAHPDVLAAERLFSAWLDGQLAYRGIPGVAVGVVHDQQLVWSQGFGFADVKNHVAMTPQVKFRIASHSKMFAAIAIMQLREEGRIRLDDPVEKYLPWFKAKPAGDDDGVITIEQLLSHTSGLQREAGDHWTTFNFPTEAELKRLFSDRQAAFAPNVRWKYSNLAFAVAGLVVEQITGQKWATYVQQQMLSPLGMSATSVDQNVSGLTVPYMRRLPDGSRDVLPFVDARGMASATGMTSNVDDLAKFVSAQFRRGPRGGAQILSAGSWREMHRVRAVDETWQSGSGLGFDFIRVDNRTWVGHGGGYPGNTTHTLFQLNDKVGVIVLTNTNDSDPRQIAEQLIATVGAAVAKAAPARAQNVAWDPSWARFAGWYRSAMGDSRVVLLNDKLAMISPTSTTIGTPSTLEPLGGGRFRLMAPGGGGAIGEVVRFVEENGTVTRMYVGDGYQTRLR from the coding sequence ATGATAATGCTCGCCCGCCTCCGCTCCCACAGCAGCCGTCTTGGCGTGCTCGCACGACGCAGAGCCTTGCTGATGACGCTGCTGGCAGCGGCGCCGTGCGCATCGGCGACTGCCCACGCGCAGAATACCAGCACCTCCGTAGTGAATCTCGCCGCGCACCCCGACGTGCTTGCGGCCGAACGTCTGTTCTCCGCCTGGCTCGACGGACAACTCGCGTATCGCGGCATTCCCGGTGTCGCGGTAGGCGTCGTGCACGATCAGCAGCTGGTGTGGTCGCAGGGCTTCGGCTTCGCTGATGTGAAGAACCACGTGGCCATGACGCCGCAGGTGAAGTTCCGTATCGCGTCGCATAGCAAGATGTTCGCCGCCATCGCCATCATGCAGCTGCGCGAGGAAGGGAGGATTCGACTCGATGATCCCGTCGAGAAATACCTGCCCTGGTTCAAGGCAAAGCCGGCGGGTGATGACGATGGCGTGATCACTATCGAACAGCTTCTGTCGCATACATCGGGATTGCAGCGTGAGGCCGGCGACCACTGGACGACCTTCAACTTCCCCACGGAAGCGGAGCTCAAGCGCCTCTTCAGCGACCGTCAGGCGGCATTTGCTCCGAACGTGCGATGGAAGTACTCCAATCTGGCGTTCGCCGTAGCGGGACTGGTGGTCGAGCAGATCACCGGACAGAAGTGGGCGACGTATGTGCAGCAGCAGATGCTATCACCGCTCGGGATGAGCGCCACGAGCGTCGACCAGAATGTGTCGGGACTGACCGTGCCGTACATGCGTCGCTTGCCCGACGGATCGCGCGACGTGCTGCCCTTCGTGGATGCCCGTGGCATGGCGTCCGCCACTGGCATGACGTCGAACGTGGACGATCTCGCCAAATTCGTCTCGGCGCAGTTCCGTCGCGGCCCACGTGGAGGCGCACAGATTCTCAGCGCGGGTTCATGGCGCGAGATGCATCGCGTGCGCGCCGTCGATGAAACGTGGCAGAGTGGCAGTGGCCTCGGCTTCGACTTCATTCGCGTCGACAACCGCACGTGGGTGGGCCACGGCGGCGGCTATCCTGGCAATACCACGCACACGCTCTTTCAGCTGAACGACAAAGTCGGCGTCATTGTCCTCACCAATACCAACGACTCCGATCCGCGGCAGATTGCCGAGCAGCTCATCGCGACGGTCGGAGCGGCGGTGGCCAAGGCCGCGCCAGCGCGGGCGCAAAACGTGGCGTGGGATCCGTCATGGGCGCGCTTTGCCGGCTGGTATCGCAGCGCGATGGGAGACTCGCGGGTGGTGCTGCTGAACGACAAGCTGGCCATGATCTCGCCTACGTCGACCACCATCGGCACGCCATCGACCCTCGAGCCGCTTGGCGGCGGTCGCTTTCGCCTGATGGCACCGGGCGGCGGCGGTGCCATCGGGGAGGTCGTGCGCTTTGTCGAGGAGAACGGCACCGTGACCCGCATGTACGTCGGCGACGGGTATCAAACGCGGCTGCGCTAA
- a CDS encoding ferritin-like domain-containing protein gives MELASLHELYVEGLRDLYSAEHQILKALPKLHKGATSPKVKEAFATHLAQTEEHVLRLEEIFTELGISPKGKHCKGMEGLVAEGADLLKEDANPEVLDAGLISSAQHVEHYEMAGYGTARTYAQLLGFQKQAELLQQTLDEEQATDLLLTELALSVNVDAIVPDNEMSDTSR, from the coding sequence ATGGAACTCGCATCGCTGCACGAGCTGTACGTTGAAGGCTTGCGCGATCTCTACAGCGCAGAACACCAGATTCTCAAGGCGCTGCCGAAGTTGCACAAAGGCGCGACGAGTCCGAAGGTGAAGGAGGCGTTCGCGACGCATCTCGCGCAGACGGAAGAGCATGTTCTGCGTCTGGAGGAGATCTTCACCGAACTCGGCATCAGCCCGAAGGGGAAGCACTGCAAGGGCATGGAAGGACTCGTGGCCGAGGGCGCGGATCTGCTCAAGGAAGATGCGAATCCGGAGGTGCTCGACGCTGGTCTGATCTCGAGTGCCCAGCATGTCGAGCACTACGAGATGGCGGGGTACGGCACCGCGCGCACGTACGCGCAACTGCTCGGCTTTCAGAAACAGGCCGAACTGTTGCAGCAAACGCTAGACGAAGAGCAGGCCACTGATTTGTTGCTGACCGAGCTCGCGCTCTCGGTCAACGTGGACGCGATTGTTCCTGACAACGAGATGTCGGACACGTCGCGATGA
- a CDS encoding TetR/AcrR family transcriptional regulator: protein MSRPRLVSDHDVFTAFDAAIAEHGPNGVTLGLVAQRLGVTAPALIRRFGSKQGLFAAFMQQQLAAQPDMLRALVDAQADPMQALLALSGHSRPYSVKRTAYLRHLASFFLQLADDPTLVPVIAKWFEGERRWITERLTEALAASALRPETPVADLARTLQAALHGARLQWATGGKGTESTWSRREMDAVLAPWRKHASQRTP from the coding sequence ATGTCCCGCCCCCGCCTGGTCTCCGACCACGACGTGTTCACCGCCTTCGATGCAGCGATTGCCGAACACGGCCCCAACGGCGTGACCCTCGGACTCGTCGCGCAGCGGCTGGGCGTCACGGCACCCGCTCTCATCCGTCGTTTCGGATCGAAGCAGGGGCTGTTCGCGGCATTCATGCAGCAGCAGTTGGCGGCGCAGCCGGACATGCTGCGCGCGCTCGTGGATGCTCAGGCCGATCCGATGCAAGCGCTGCTCGCGCTCAGCGGACACTCGCGCCCGTACAGCGTGAAACGGACGGCATACCTGCGTCATCTGGCCAGCTTCTTTCTGCAGCTGGCCGACGACCCCACGTTGGTGCCCGTCATCGCGAAATGGTTTGAGGGCGAACGACGCTGGATTACCGAGCGACTGACCGAGGCGCTCGCCGCGAGCGCATTGCGGCCCGAGACGCCCGTCGCCGATCTCGCGCGCACCCTGCAGGCCGCATTGCATGGCGCGCGGCTGCAATGGGCCACCGGCGGCAAGGGCACGGAGAGCACGTGGAGCCGGCGAGAGATGGACGCGGTGCTGGCGCCGTGGCGGAAGCATGCCAGCCAACGCACGCCGTAG
- a CDS encoding DUF4256 domain-containing protein, producing the protein MNAKDRDALLTTLEARFAANMRRHAGVAWTPVRAALTKNAAALSTLHAMEATGGEPDVVRLDATSAGYTFCDCAPESPIGRRSYCYDQAALDSRKENKPAASAMAVAADMGVELLTEAQYRALQEFGEFDLKTSSWISTPSSIRTLGGALFCDRRYDTVFVYHNGASSYYAARGFRGVRRI; encoded by the coding sequence ATGAACGCGAAAGATCGGGACGCTTTACTGACTACCCTCGAAGCACGATTTGCCGCCAACATGCGCCGTCATGCCGGCGTGGCATGGACACCGGTGCGCGCGGCGCTGACCAAGAATGCGGCCGCCCTGAGCACGTTGCATGCGATGGAGGCAACGGGCGGCGAACCTGATGTCGTGCGGCTCGACGCGACGTCAGCCGGATATACCTTTTGCGATTGTGCCCCGGAAAGCCCGATTGGCCGGCGCAGCTATTGCTACGACCAGGCCGCGCTCGATTCCCGGAAAGAGAACAAGCCGGCAGCCAGCGCAATGGCGGTGGCCGCCGACATGGGCGTCGAGCTCCTCACTGAAGCGCAGTACCGCGCGCTCCAGGAGTTTGGCGAGTTCGATCTCAAAACCTCGAGCTGGATCAGCACCCCGAGCAGCATTCGAACGCTCGGCGGTGCGCTGTTCTGCGATCGTCGGTATGACACGGTGTTCGTGTATCACAACGGCGCCTCGTCGTACTACGCCGCGAGAGGATTCCGCGGCGTGCGGCGGATCTGA
- a CDS encoding glucose 1-dehydrogenase has translation MQRLTGRVALVTGAARGIGLAVARRLVDEGAQVVLTDLRDDDGALAAQELGACAVYRRLDVREASDWARVVGECVQRHGRLDVLVNNAGITGFESHPGAHDPEHVSLAAWRAVMATNLEGVMLGCQAAIGVMRAAGGGSIINIGSRSGVVGIPGAAAYAASKAGVRNHTKSVALWCAEQGLGIRCNVVQPAAVLTPMWEPMLGAGPDRDANIAAAVAGTPLQRFGAPEEVAALVAYLASEESAYCTGGEFNIDGGLLAGTVAAPARINN, from the coding sequence ATGCAGCGACTCACAGGACGGGTGGCGCTGGTGACCGGCGCGGCGAGAGGGATCGGGCTGGCGGTGGCGCGTCGCTTGGTGGACGAAGGCGCCCAGGTCGTGTTGACGGACCTCCGCGATGACGACGGCGCGCTGGCGGCCCAGGAACTCGGCGCATGCGCCGTGTATCGGCGTCTCGACGTGCGAGAGGCGTCAGACTGGGCGCGCGTGGTCGGCGAGTGCGTGCAACGGCATGGCCGGCTCGATGTGCTGGTGAACAACGCTGGCATCACCGGATTCGAGTCGCATCCCGGCGCGCACGATCCGGAGCATGTGTCGCTCGCGGCCTGGCGCGCGGTGATGGCCACGAATCTCGAAGGGGTCATGCTCGGCTGCCAAGCGGCCATTGGGGTCATGCGTGCCGCGGGTGGCGGCAGCATCATCAACATTGGCTCACGGTCCGGCGTGGTGGGCATCCCCGGCGCGGCGGCGTATGCGGCGAGCAAAGCGGGGGTGCGGAATCACACCAAGTCGGTCGCACTCTGGTGCGCCGAGCAGGGCCTCGGGATTCGCTGCAACGTGGTGCAGCCCGCGGCGGTGCTGACGCCAATGTGGGAGCCGATGTTGGGCGCCGGTCCCGATCGCGATGCCAACATCGCCGCCGCGGTCGCCGGCACGCCGCTCCAACGCTTTGGCGCCCCCGAGGAGGTGGCGGCGTTGGTGGCCTATCTCGCCAGCGAAGAGTCGGCGTATTGCACCGGCGGCGAGTTCAACATCGACGGCGGGCTGTTGGCGGGCACTGTGGCCGCACCCGCGCGGATCAATAATTAG
- a CDS encoding 2-oxoacid:ferredoxin oxidoreductase subunit beta, whose product MTSIAKPPVRHPGLQRNALGFTVRDYEGAMSTLCAGCGHDSVTAALVQSFWELSLPPHRAAKMSGIGCSSKTTAYFMKQSHGFNSVHGRMPSVTSGASAANRDLTYIGISGDGDSLSIGLGQLSHAIRRNVRMLYVIDNNGVYGLTKGQFSASADIGSTSKKGEANMQQPIDPVLLALSLGATFVARSFSGDKAQLVPILKAGLSHNGLALIDVISPCVTFNDHEGSTKSYKFTREHEVEISAADFVPLRREITAPDTDSEVSVVAMHDGSTVRFRKTADSYDPTDREQAYAHVRACQLRHEVATGLLFIDESGQDMHAMAKTTTQPLVDLPFADLCPGNAALQSLMEQYR is encoded by the coding sequence ATGACGTCCATCGCCAAACCACCAGTCCGACACCCCGGACTGCAGCGGAACGCGCTTGGCTTCACGGTCCGCGATTACGAAGGCGCGATGTCCACGCTGTGCGCCGGCTGCGGACACGACTCGGTCACCGCGGCGCTCGTGCAGTCGTTCTGGGAGCTGTCGCTGCCACCGCATCGTGCGGCCAAGATGAGCGGCATCGGTTGCTCGTCGAAGACCACCGCGTACTTCATGAAGCAGTCGCACGGCTTCAACAGCGTACACGGGCGCATGCCGTCGGTCACCTCGGGGGCGAGCGCCGCCAATCGTGACCTCACATACATCGGCATTTCTGGCGACGGCGACTCGCTCAGCATTGGTCTCGGACAGCTCTCGCACGCCATCCGTCGCAACGTGCGGATGCTGTACGTGATCGACAACAACGGCGTCTACGGCCTCACCAAAGGACAGTTCTCGGCCTCCGCCGACATCGGCTCCACGTCCAAGAAGGGTGAAGCCAACATGCAGCAGCCTATCGACCCGGTGCTGCTGGCGCTGTCGCTGGGCGCCACCTTCGTGGCCCGCAGTTTCTCGGGCGACAAGGCGCAGCTCGTGCCGATTCTCAAGGCCGGACTGTCACACAACGGCCTCGCCCTGATCGATGTCATCTCGCCGTGCGTCACCTTCAACGACCACGAAGGCTCCACCAAGAGCTACAAGTTCACGCGCGAGCATGAGGTCGAGATTTCGGCGGCGGACTTCGTGCCGCTGCGCCGCGAGATCACGGCGCCCGACACCGACAGCGAAGTGTCGGTCGTGGCAATGCATGACGGCAGCACGGTGCGGTTCAGGAAGACGGCCGACAGCTACGACCCCACTGACCGTGAGCAAGCATACGCCCATGTGCGCGCCTGCCAGCTGCGTCACGAAGTAGCCACGGGGTTGCTGTTCATCGACGAAAGCGGGCAGGATATGCACGCGATGGCCAAGACCACGACGCAGCCGCTGGTGGATCTGCCCTTCGCCGATCTGTGCCCGGGAAATGCGGCGCTGCAGTCGCTGATGGAGCAGTACCGGTAG
- a CDS encoding phosphate ABC transporter substrate-binding protein has product MHRILRTLVVALVATVASTSSLAAQDFKVIVNSANPTSELSIDATSKLFLKQSAKFASGTAAQPVDLAKASAVRAAFSKAVLGRPSSAVETYWQQQIFSGKDVPPPAKASDDDVIAFVKANPGAIGYVSAGASTAGVKVIDVK; this is encoded by the coding sequence ATGCATCGCATTCTCCGTACGCTCGTCGTCGCCCTCGTCGCGACGGTGGCCAGCACGTCATCGCTCGCGGCTCAGGACTTCAAGGTCATCGTCAACAGCGCCAACCCCACGAGCGAGCTCTCGATCGACGCCACGTCCAAGCTGTTCCTCAAGCAGTCGGCGAAGTTCGCGAGCGGCACGGCGGCACAGCCGGTTGATCTGGCCAAAGCCAGCGCCGTTCGGGCTGCATTCAGCAAGGCGGTGCTGGGCCGTCCGAGTTCAGCGGTCGAGACGTATTGGCAGCAGCAAATCTTTTCAGGCAAGGATGTCCCGCCGCCCGCAAAGGCCTCTGATGATGATGTTATCGCGTTCGTGAAGGCCAATCCGGGCGCGATCGGCTATGTGAGTGCCGGCGCGTCCACCGCTGGCGTGAAAGTGATTGACGTGAAGTAG
- a CDS encoding DUF3300 domain-containing protein, with the protein MSRPSYVPLLALSLAAATPLVPLTAQVVVPQLNTTFDATRYTESQLDNLVGPIALYPDALLAQVLVAATFPDQVADAAQWVREHGTAAIDDQPWDVSVKSVAHYQSALNMMADKGDWTATLGRAYAYQSSEVMAAVQRMRRLADTQGNLLSTAQQQVMRESNNYVIVPAQPRVIYVPVYDPVLVYTRPIFATGFSSRYWSFGVGFPIGGWLNYDLDWGRRSVYYNGWDDRYVGYGGGWRARARPFIQVTNIYISPRYRDVYVNRDIRYRVVDYRNVDRYAGYHRDVYFDSRRDGNRDGYRDGYRDGRSDGRTREVSNGVSIYRTAQPRSESGSASPEGYRNGPQRDADRRDEGRGDATRGGSLGNGVMLGQPMASERRREPMAPTVTAGTGSNESRGSEARGSDGRGIESRGYDARRGDGRAERAPQPRAPEREARQAPPQSAPQARPSEPQSAPTRSAQPRNPSDGNRGSRERRGE; encoded by the coding sequence ATGTCCCGTCCTTCGTACGTTCCCTTGCTGGCGCTGTCGCTGGCAGCCGCCACGCCCCTCGTGCCGCTCACCGCACAGGTCGTCGTTCCGCAGCTGAACACCACATTCGACGCGACGCGGTACACCGAAAGCCAGCTCGACAATCTCGTCGGTCCGATTGCCCTGTACCCGGACGCGCTGCTGGCCCAGGTGCTGGTGGCCGCCACCTTCCCCGATCAGGTCGCGGACGCGGCCCAGTGGGTCCGTGAGCACGGCACGGCCGCCATCGACGATCAGCCGTGGGATGTGAGCGTGAAATCGGTCGCGCACTATCAGTCGGCGCTGAATATGATGGCCGACAAGGGCGACTGGACGGCTACACTCGGTCGAGCGTACGCGTATCAGTCGAGCGAGGTCATGGCGGCCGTGCAGCGCATGCGCCGCCTTGCCGACACGCAGGGCAATCTGTTGTCGACCGCGCAGCAGCAGGTGATGCGCGAGTCGAACAACTACGTGATTGTGCCAGCGCAACCGCGTGTGATCTACGTGCCGGTGTACGACCCGGTGCTGGTGTACACGCGACCGATTTTTGCCACCGGATTTTCCAGCCGGTATTGGTCGTTCGGTGTGGGTTTCCCCATCGGAGGCTGGCTGAACTACGATCTCGATTGGGGTCGCCGCTCGGTGTATTACAACGGCTGGGATGACCGGTACGTGGGGTACGGCGGCGGATGGCGGGCACGCGCGCGTCCGTTCATCCAAGTCACGAACATCTACATCAGCCCGCGCTATCGGGACGTGTACGTGAATCGCGACATCCGCTATCGCGTGGTCGACTACCGCAACGTGGATCGCTACGCCGGCTATCACCGCGACGTGTACTTCGATTCGCGTCGGGATGGTAATCGGGATGGATACCGGGATGGGTACCGTGACGGGCGCAGCGATGGACGCACCCGTGAAGTCAGCAACGGCGTGAGCATCTACCGCACCGCGCAGCCGCGTTCGGAAAGCGGTTCGGCGTCGCCGGAGGGATATCGCAACGGACCGCAACGTGACGCGGACCGGCGCGACGAAGGGCGGGGTGACGCGACACGGGGTGGGTCGCTCGGCAATGGCGTCATGCTGGGGCAGCCGATGGCGAGCGAGCGTCGGCGGGAACCGATGGCGCCTACGGTGACGGCCGGTACGGGGTCGAACGAGTCTCGCGGTAGCGAGGCGCGCGGAAGCGATGGGCGCGGGATCGAGTCGCGTGGCTACGACGCACGTCGCGGCGACGGACGGGCCGAGCGTGCGCCGCAGCCACGTGCGCCGGAGCGCGAGGCCCGGCAGGCGCCGCCGCAGTCTGCGCCGCAGGCGCGGCCGTCGGAGCCGCAGAGCGCGCCGACGCGTTCGGCTCAACCGCGAAATCCGTCCGACGGGAATCGCGGGAGTCGCGAGCGCCGCGGAGAGTAG
- a CDS encoding TA system VapC family ribonuclease toxin, with product MRALLDVNVLIALFDADHISHHAAVAWFAANAVNGWASCPITQNGCVRIMSHPGYPGAHAVVDIVGKLRRASLESVHEFWADDVSVLDDQLFDTTRIHGPRQLTDVYLLALAVRHGGVLVTFDRSIAVDAVRGATAASLVVL from the coding sequence ATGCGCGCCTTGCTCGATGTGAACGTGCTCATCGCGTTGTTCGATGCGGATCACATCTCGCATCACGCGGCAGTCGCCTGGTTCGCGGCGAATGCGGTCAATGGCTGGGCCTCTTGTCCCATCACGCAAAACGGATGCGTGCGGATCATGAGTCATCCTGGTTATCCCGGCGCACATGCGGTCGTGGACATCGTCGGAAAGCTGCGTCGTGCAAGCCTCGAGTCCGTTCATGAGTTTTGGGCCGACGACGTCAGCGTACTCGACGATCAGCTATTCGACACGACACGCATTCACGGACCGCGGCAACTGACCGATGTCTATTTGTTGGCGCTCGCCGTGAGGCACGGCGGTGTGCTGGTCACGTTTGACCGGTCGATTGCCGTCGATGCCGTACGCGGGGCCACCGCCGCCTCGCTGGTCGTGCTCTGA